A region of the Mycoplasma capricolum subsp. capricolum ATCC 27343 genome:
TATCATTGCATTCTTGAGCAAGTCTTAATAAAGTTCTTAATCTTGTTGGAACAATTCCATATCTCATTCTAATAACTTTTTCTTCTCTTGGTGGCATATCTTCAAAAACTTTATCCATAACTTCTTTTAGAATTTCTTTTTCAGTGTATTCACTTGGAGAAACCATATCTTTATCTTCAACAAAATCTCCAAAATGAGTATCATCTTCATCACCAAAAGGTTTTTCTAAACTTACTGGTTCAATTGAAAGTTTTTTAATTTCAATAACTTTATCAGAAGTTATACCCTCACCAACTCTATTAGCAATTTCTTCAGCATTAGGTTCTCTTCCTAATTCTTGAGTTAATTGACGTTCAACTCTTGCTAGCTTGTTGATTGTTTCAACCATATGTACTGGAATTCTAATAGTTCTTGCTTGATCAGCAATAGCTCTTGTTATTGCTTGACTAATTCATCAAGTGGCATAAGTTGAAAATTTAAATCCTTTTTCATATTCAAATTTATCAACAGCTTTCATTAAACCAATATTTCCTTCTTCAATTAAATCTGCAAAATCTAATCCACGATTTAAATGTTTTCTAGCAACAGAAATAACTAGTTTTAAGTTTGATTCAATTAATTTATTTCTACCTTCTTTAACATCTTCAGGATCATCACTAACTGCCATTTTAGCATACATTATTTCTTGATCTTTTGTCAAAATAGGAGCTTGACCTATTTTATAAAAATATGTTTTAATAATGTCTTGAATTTTAGTTTCATTACTAATACCACCAACGCGATATTTCATATGATTTGAAGATTTAGCAGATTTTCTTCCTCTAAGAGCTGCGCTTTTTGCTTGCTTAAATTCATCTAGATCATCATTAATATGTACATCAAAATCATCACCTAAACTAGTTGAAGTATTATCTAATTCAAAATCTAAATCTTCTAGATCTTCTAAATTTTCTAATTCTTCAAGTTCATCTAAATTGACTTCTTCAATTTCTTCTTCATGTTGTTCTATTTCTTCTACTACAAGATCATCTAATAGATCTGAAAAAATCACACCTTTATTTTGTAAAACATCTAATAACTTTTCAGATTCATTATCTGAAGCATTTGGAAAAATATTAGCAAAAACTTCTAATATTTCTTCAGATGAAACTTTATTATTATTCTTTTTTGCAAATGAAACTGTATAATCTAAAAAATCATTAAACGAAGCAATCTTTTTTAATTCTGATTTATTATTAAATTTAGCCATAATTACCTCTTTTTCTTTTTATTTTTCAGAGTATCAATTCCATTTCAGATTTGAATTCTCTCTGTTTTATTTTTACTTTCAACAAGCATTTTTTTTAAATTTAAAACTTCTGCATGTTTATGATATAAGTCTAATTTATTAAAAGCATCATCAATTTCAGATTCTTTAATTGTTATTTGTGTTATTAAAGAATTATTGATAATTTCTTCTTGTTTTTTATCAAAGCCTGTAAGATTATACTCTTTAAGTAGTTCAAATGCTTTATTAATATCATTTCCTTGATAAATTTTTTTATTATATAAATTAATTAGATTAATTGTTGCATACTTAATGTCTGGATGAATCATCTTTTCAACATTAGCTGCGATTTTATCTAAAAATTGATTACTTATTAATAGTGAAACAAAAATTCTTTGTTCAGCATTAATATATTCTTTTTTAATAAAATCAACTGGATTTTTTTTACTAATAGGTTTATTAATAGTGTAAGGTTTTTTAATAATATTTTTATTAAATTGTTGTTTATTTAGTTTAGTTTTTAATTCATCTAAAGTTTTTTTAATAGTTTGTTCTGAAATTTTAGTTAATTCACATAGTTTTTTAATAGTATTTTCAATTAATATATTGTTGTTAAGATCAACTATAAAACTCAAAACTTTTTTAATAAAATCTTCAATTTGATTAGGATCATTAATATCAATTTTTGATCAATTTTTTTCTATTAAATAATTAATAGGATGAATGGGTTTATTAATAATTTGTTTAAGATATTCAAGATCATTATTAATTAATTCATCAGGATCATAACTAGTTTGATTATCAATAATCTTTACATTAATTTGTTGTTTTAATAATTGATGACTAATTTTAATATTTGCTTGAACTCCAGGATCATCACCATCTAAAAAAAGTAAAACTTCTAAATTGTGTTTTTTAAATAGTTCAAGATGATAATTAGATAAACTAGTACCCATTAAAGCAATAGTATTATTAATATCTATTCTACTTAAACTAATAACATCCATAAAACCTTCTAAAACAATTATTTGTTTTAAAGCTTTACTAATTTTTAATGCACTAGCTATGTTATAAGCTAAATGAGATTTTTTAAAAACTTTATTTTCTTTGGTATTTAAATATTTAGGTTCATTATCTTTAGTATAACTTCGACCACTAAATCCAATAATATGATTGTTTTCATCTTTAATTGGAAAAATAATTCTATTTATAAAATAATCTTTATTATAACTATTAGTAATAATTCCTAAATTAGCTTTTTCAATATCTAAGCTATTATAATTTTTATCTAATAGTTTTTGAACTAAATTTGTTTTATCACTAGCAAATCCAATTTCAAATTTCTTAATTTCTTCAATACTAATATTTCTTGATTTTAAATATTCTAAAGCATTAGATCCTAAATTAGAAAATAAAGTAGTTTTAAAAATATCATTTGCTTCAGAATTTAATTTCAAAATCATTTCAGATTCTAAATCTTTTATAGGCTGATGAAAATCTTTTAATTCATCAAGTTGTATATTAGATTTTTCACACACTGTTTTTAAAGCTGTTAAAAAATCAACATGCTCATAATCTTTTATAAAATTAATAACATTTCCAGTGGCTTTGCAACTAAAACAAGTATAAATTCTTTTTTGTGGTGAAATCGTTAATGATGGGTTTGAATCATTATGAAAAGGGCAAATAGCTAAGTAATTATTACCTTTTTTAATTAGATGTAAATAAGAAGAAATTATATCAACAATATTAGCTTGTGAAATGATTTCATTAATTTTTTCATTTGTTATATATACCATGCAATCACCTCTTATTAATCTTTAATTTATATTTGATTAATTAAATTGTGAGTTTAAAAAGTCTTTTAATTGAGAAATTAAAATCCTTTCTTGCTTCATTGTATCTCTATATCTAATAGTTACTTTTTGATCTTCTAATGTTTGAAAATCATAAGTTATAACAAATGGAGTACCAATTGCATCTTGTCTTCTATAACGTTTTCCTATATTTCCAGTTTCATCATAAATGGCATCAAAATCTTTTAATAATTCTAAAAATAATTGATTAGCATTTTGATTTAATTGTTTAGATAATGGAGTTATAGCAACTTGATATGGTGCTAAATTATAAGGTAATTTTAAAACTATTCTTGAATTATTTTCTTCTAATTGTTCTTCAGTGTATGCTTGTCAAAAAATTGCTAACATCAATCTTTCAACTCCAACACTTGGTTCAATAACATTAGCTAGAATTTTTTGATTATTTTCTTCTTTTAAAACTGTCAAGTCTTCTTTACTTAAGTTTTGATGTACTTTTAAATCAAAATCAGAACGGTGACTAATTCCTCATAATTCTCCTCATCCAAAAGGAAAATTAAATTCAATATCACTAGTTTTTAAAGCATAATGAGCTAATTCATCTTTTAAATTTTCTCTAATTTTATAGTTATTTTTATCAAGAGAAATTTTTTGAGTTAAAAATATTTCTATTTGTTCTAATCAGTATTTAAATCAATCATTAGAATCATTTGGATCAAAAAAGAACTCTAATTCCATTTGTTCAAATTCTCTAGTTCTAAAAATAAAATTACCAGGAGTAATTTCATTTCTAAAAGATTTTCCAATTTGACCAATTCCAAATGGAAGTTTTTTTCTCATACTTCTTTGAACATTTTTAAAATTAATAAAAATTCCTTGAGCTGTTTCAGGTCTTAAATAAACAATTGAAGAATCATCTTCTAAAACACCTTGATTAGTTTTAAACATTAAAGCAAATTTTCTAATCTGTGTAAAATCTTTTTTTTGACATTTTTTACATACTATATTGTTTTGATTTATATATTCTTCTAATTGCAAATTACTCATTATTCCAGTATTAATAGATGGATCAAATTCTTCAATTAACTTATCTGCTCTTCATCTACTTTTACAATTCTTACAATCAATTAATGGATCATTAAACCCATCAATATGACCAGAAGCTTTTCAAACTTTAGAATTTAAAATAATTGAGCTATCTAATCCTATGTTTAAAGGATTTTTTTTAACAAAAAAATCTCATCAAACCTTTTTTAATTTATTTTTAACTTCACACCCTAAAGGACCATAATCTCAACTATTTGCTAAACCTCCATAAATTTCTGATCCTTGAAAAACAAACCCTTGATTTTTCAAGTGACTAATCATTTTTTCTATTGATTTAGACATATTTTTCTCCTAAAAGTTAGTAACTAACTAATTATAACATTTTTGTAAATGTTGTGTATAAAACTATTTAAACTGATTAATAGTAGATAATAGATACATACTAGTTGTAAAAATCCCTACTTGATCTTTGTAATAACTTAAAACAAACTTAGTTAAAATCTTTAAATTTTGATTAGAAATCTTTTGATTCAAACTAGCTATAAAATCATCTTTAACTATAGAATTTATAAAGTTTTTTAATTGATTATCAATTATTAAACAATCATCAAAATAACAAAATTTACAACTTGAACAATAATTAGTAAAACTAATTGCAATAATTGGATTTATTTTAGAATTACAAAAACCACATACAGTTAAATTAATTTGATTACCAATTATTTTTAAAAAATAAAACATAAATAAAATACAAACCTTAAATGAAATATTAGGTTTACTATTAATCAAAAAAATACTTAATTTTAAAATTTTAAATAAATTATAATTTTTCATATGATCTTCTAAATTCATTACTAATGAAGTTAAAACATTAGCATAAACATATAAGTTAAAATCAGTTGCTATATGACTAAAACTATTGATCAATTCTGATCTTTTTAATTTAGATAGCCCAAGTTTATTTTTTGCTTTAAATATTTCAAAATTTGAATATGACAAATAATTAATAGCATATTTATTTTTACTTTTTGTTTTATTAACACCAAGACAAACTAAACTAATTTTTCCATATAAATTAGAATAGATTGTTATAATTTTGTCATAATCTCTAAAATCAAAACTATTTAAAACAATTCCTTTTAAGGTTTTTTCCATTAATATTGATCCTTGTTATAACCCATTTTTTTAATTAAACTAGGTGAATTTCTTCAATTTTCTTGAACTTTTACAAATAGTTCTAAATTAATGTGTTTTTTAAATAATGTTTGAATTTGTTTTTTAGATTTATATCTAATATCTGATATTTTTACTCCTT
Encoded here:
- a CDS encoding sigma-70 family RNA polymerase sigma factor; amino-acid sequence: MAKFNNKSELKKIASFNDFLDYTVSFAKKNNNKVSSEEILEVFANIFPNASDNESEKLLDVLQNKGVIFSDLLDDLVVEEIEQHEEEIEEVNLDELEELENLEDLEDLDFELDNTSTSLGDDFDVHINDDLDEFKQAKSAALRGRKSAKSSNHMKYRVGGISNETKIQDIIKTYFYKIGQAPILTKDQEIMYAKMAVSDDPEDVKEGRNKLIESNLKLVISVARKHLNRGLDFADLIEEGNIGLMKAVDKFEYEKGFKFSTYATWWISQAITRAIADQARTIRIPVHMVETINKLARVERQLTQELGREPNAEEIANRVGEGITSDKVIEIKKLSIEPVSLEKPFGDEDDTHFGDFVEDKDMVSPSEYTEKEILKEVMDKVFEDMPPREEKVIRMRYGIVPTRLRTLLRLAQECNDTNAKELKQAIEELDIHLDTPIEKVRKFNNEIINNNLAKYDSARTLEEVGKELNVTRERIRQIEAKTIRKLKQPSPNNKSGKTLKEFYKG
- the dnaG gene encoding DNA primase, which produces MVYITNEKINEIISQANIVDIISSYLHLIKKGNNYLAICPFHNDSNPSLTISPQKRIYTCFSCKATGNVINFIKDYEHVDFLTALKTVCEKSNIQLDELKDFHQPIKDLESEMILKLNSEANDIFKTTLFSNLGSNALEYLKSRNISIEEIKKFEIGFASDKTNLVQKLLDKNYNSLDIEKANLGIITNSYNKDYFINRIIFPIKDENNHIIGFSGRSYTKDNEPKYLNTKENKVFKKSHLAYNIASALKISKALKQIIVLEGFMDVISLSRIDINNTIALMGTSLSNYHLELFKKHNLEVLLFLDGDDPGVQANIKISHQLLKQQINVKIIDNQTSYDPDELINNDLEYLKQIINKPIHPINYLIEKNWSKIDINDPNQIEDFIKKVLSFIVDLNNNILIENTIKKLCELTKISEQTIKKTLDELKTKLNKQQFNKNIIKKPYTINKPISKKNPVDFIKKEYINAEQRIFVSLLISNQFLDKIAANVEKMIHPDIKYATINLINLYNKKIYQGNDINKAFELLKEYNLTGFDKKQEEIINNSLITQITIKESEIDDAFNKLDLYHKHAEVLNLKKMLVESKNKTERIQIWNGIDTLKNKKKKR
- a CDS encoding glycine--tRNA ligase; this encodes MSKSIEKMISHLKNQGFVFQGSEIYGGLANSWDYGPLGCEVKNKLKKVWWDFFVKKNPLNIGLDSSIILNSKVWKASGHIDGFNDPLIDCKNCKSRWRADKLIEEFDPSINTGIMSNLQLEEYINQNNIVCKKCQKKDFTQIRKFALMFKTNQGVLEDDSSIVYLRPETAQGIFINFKNVQRSMRKKLPFGIGQIGKSFRNEITPGNFIFRTREFEQMELEFFFDPNDSNDWFKYWLEQIEIFLTQKISLDKNNYKIRENLKDELAHYALKTSDIEFNFPFGWGELWGISHRSDFDLKVHQNLSKEDLTVLKEENNQKILANVIEPSVGVERLMLAIFWQAYTEEQLEENNSRIVLKLPYNLAPYQVAITPLSKQLNQNANQLFLELLKDFDAIYDETGNIGKRYRRQDAIGTPFVITYDFQTLEDQKVTIRYRDTMKQERILISQLKDFLNSQFN
- the recO gene encoding DNA repair protein RecO → MEKTLKGIVLNSFDFRDYDKIITIYSNLYGKISLVCLGVNKTKSKNKYAINYLSYSNFEIFKAKNKLGLSKLKRSELINSFSHIATDFNLYVYANVLTSLVMNLEDHMKNYNLFKILKLSIFLINSKPNISFKVCILFMFYFLKIIGNQINLTVCGFCNSKINPIIAISFTNYCSSCKFCYFDDCLIIDNQLKNFINSIVKDDFIASLNQKISNQNLKILTKFVLSYYKDQVGIFTTSMYLLSTINQFK